GGTATTCGCGAAGTCCGGTATCCATATCTAAAAAGACCACGCCGAGTTTTACCAAATCCTCGCGAAGCGAATGATAGACCACCTCGGATTCATACTGCGCTGAAACACCGCCTAAAAAGTTCTTTTCGGCCTCGGGTATACCGAGCTTGTCAAAAGTTTTGCGGATATATTCGGGGACATCATCCCAGCTTTTCTGAGTGTTTTCGATAGGCTTCATGAAATAGTAGATGTTGTCAAATTTTATTTCATTCAAAAGCGCGCTGTCGCCCCAAGTCGGCATCGGTTTCTGCAAAAAGATTTCAAAGGCCTCGTGGCGGATTTCGTTCATCCACTTCGGCTCTTTTTTCATGCGCGAAATCATCTCAACGACTTCGTGATTTACGCCGCGCACGCCTTTATGAAAATAATCGACTGGATCATGAAAACCATACTTGGCAGTATAATCCGCCCCGATTGTCGATAGATCTCTCTTTTGTTGTTCTACAACTCCTGCATTAGACATTAAAGTACTCCTACTTTCTGGCCGAGTGATTCCTCGATCCAGTTATATCCCTGATCTTCTAGTTTGAGGGCCAGTTCCGTGCCCCCGGATTTGACTAATTTTCCATCCATCATAACATGCACAAAGTCCGGTTTGACATAATCCAGCAAACGCTGATAGTGCGTCACCAGAAGGATCGCGTTATCTTTCGTGTGGAATCTGTTTATCCCCTGCGCGACAGTCTTGAGCGCGTCGATATCGAGGCCCGAATCGGTTTCATCCAGAATCGCCATTTTTGGATTGAGCACCGCCATCTGAAGAATCTCAATTCGTTTCTTCTCACCACCTGAGAAACCATCATTTAAGTACCTCGCGGCAAACTGCTGGTCAATCTGCAAATCGGCCATGTGGCCCTTGAGCAGTTTGCGGTAATCAGACATATCGGCCTCTTTCCCTCGATGGGCAATCAATGCCGTGCGGAGAAAGTTTGCGACGGTAACTCCCGGTATCGCCAAGGGATACTGAAAAGCGAGGAAAAGCCCGGCGCGTGAACGCTCATCGGCCTCAAGCTCATTTATCTCGGCTCCATCAAGCACGGCCTTTCCGACTGTTATTTGGTAGGCCGGATGACCCATGAGAGCATTTGACAGTGATGATTTTCCACTGCCGTTGGGACCCATGATGGCATGAATTTCCCCTTTATTTATTCTAAGCGAAGCCCCTTTTACGACTTCCTTACCCTCAACTTCAACATGAATGTCCTTGAATTCAAACAAGACTTGTTTGTCTGACATAAGTAATCCTCTTCAATCTATATTTAATCAAATATTTCTTTTTATCGCAACACAATGACTTCAATTATTTTCTGGCCTCCAGTCCCAAGGTTGTCGCTGTCACTACTTTTCGCTTCAGCGAGGCAAGGGTATCGCGGTTTATCAAATCTTCGATTGTCGTTCCAATCAAAAAATCCTTAAGATATCCAGCCAAGCCGACAAGCACAGGATGGATCGAGCAGTCGCCGATATGTACGCAGGTATAGCCAAGTCCCGAATAACGTGTGCAGTGGTTGGGGTCTAAGAGCGGCCCGCCGAGCGTGGTTAGAACTTCGAACAATGTAATTTCGCTGGGATGGCGGGCAATGGTGAACCCGCCTGTTCTGCCACGTACTGCTACCACCAAATTGGCCTTTCGTAAAAGCGAGAGAAGTTTCGATGCATAGGGCACTGAGATTCCTTCTCGCTCGGCTATATCAGCAATAGAAAGCTGCGAATATGCCCCCTCTTTTGCCAGACTTAGGAGGCATCGCAATCCAAATTCTTCGACAGCTGTTATTCTCATAAACTTATCTCGTCCAAAAAATTAGTACCCAAAAAAGTAATCAACGTGCTAATTATTTAATAAACTATTAAATCTATACAGTTTTGTAAAGATTTAATTTAGCTTTTTTAACATTAATGGCTGTGATTCAGTTCCATGCAGTTGCTCCTAAATCAAAGATATGGCAAGAATTGACCGTTGATATTCACCAAACACGCCGAAAACTACTGATTGTCAATGAGTTAAGCGGACAATATGGAGTTGAGAGTCTTTCCTTGACTCAGACCATTAAACAGGATTACTTTCAGTATCGAAGCAAGAGAACATGAAGGTGCGATCCTTCTTTAAGTGGCTTTGAGCATCAAAAGTTAGACGAGGTTAAAATCAGTGGTCTACGGTGTCATAATGGCAGGCGGAAAAGGGGAACGTTTTTGGCCTCTTTCGAGGGCTGAGCGTCCTAAACAATTTCTTGCCCTTACATCAGACAAAACAATGCTTGTCGAGACTATCGAACGAGTTCGTCCACTCATCCCGGAAGACAATATCCGAATAGTCACCGGCCAATCGATGACCCGGCTGATTCTTGACAACAATTCGAATCTTTCGAATAAACATATTTTAACCGAGCCAATCGGACGCAACACTTGTCTTGCGATCGGCTTGGCCGCTATTCATCTGATTCAAACCGACCCAAAAGCTGTTATGGTAGTGCTCTCAGCTGACCATTTGATCCGACCCGCAGAAAAGCTACTTGATATTCTTACTGATAGCGCAGCGCTGGCTCAGGCTGAAGACAAACTCATTACGATCGGAATTGTCCCGACACGACCCGAGACGGGTTACGGCTATATCAGGCTTGGCGAGCTCTATAAGAATCAGGGCGATTCGGTTATCTATCAGGTTGCGGCTTTTGTAGAAAAACCCAAAGCCCCTCTGGCTCAGGAATACTATTTCAGCAGAAAGTACCTATGGAATAGCGGAATGTTCATCTGGTCAGCCAACTCGATCCTGAACGCAATCAACCAGTGCCAACCGGAGATAGGAAACCTTCTTTCAACATACGCCAAACATGTCGGAACTCCGAATGAAGAGCAGGCGCGAACTGAGCTATATGACAAGACGATGTCCATATCTATTGATTATGCAGTTTTGGAAAAGGCTAATAATGTGGTAGTTATGAAGGCCGATATTATCTGGGATGATATCGGCTCATGGACTGCTCTTGAGCGCTACAAAGATCAGGATTCAGACAACAATGTCTTGATCGGCGAGACAGCAACTGTCGAAACGTATGAGACAACGGTATATAATGACGAAGAAGGAATAGTGGCCACTCTTGGTGTTTCCGATTTGGTCGTCGTACGATCGGCAAACATAACCTTGGTGGCTCACAAAACCAAAATTGGCCAAATCAAAGAGCTTCTGGCTAAGCTGAACGCCGATGAAAAAACACGATCTTATTTATAAAGCGCGGCGTTCATTTGCCTTGTCTGCTTTGTGCTTTGCGCTCTGCGCTGCAACGCCACTTACGCTTTCTGCCGATGAAAATGCTTCCAGAAAAGACAAGCGCGGGTATGACCCATTGGAGCTTCCTCAAGACAAACGAATCGTCCCCGTGAAGCAGAAAATATCAAAGACAGATACTCCTCTATCTACTTTTATAGCAAAGCCTTCGACGCTTTCTACTGATACCGCTGTTAAACCGGATGTCTCCACAAAGGGAGATAGTTTAAAAAGCCAAGTCTTTCGCGTACAGTTGCTGACGAGCGAATTGTTCAGCGAAGCCCGAAAGGCGGCCCTCGTTGCCGAAGAAATATTTGACCAGCCTGTTTATACTGATTACGAGGTCCCCAATTTCAAAGTCCGTGTTGGAAACTTTGAATCCCGTGCCCAAGCCGAGTCATATCAACAAAAAGCAAAAGGGGCAGGTTACGCGAATGCCTGGGTTGTCCCAGTAACTACCGGAGTTAAACAAGCGGCTCGTCTCTATCAAGATTCTATGAAACTCTACGATTCGCTTTCAGTTCGAGATTCGTCGGGAACGAATGATGGCCGCTGACATTATAGAGGTGATAGGGAATAAAATTACGCCGGAGGTCATAAAGCAAATCTGCATGATATTGCAAAATCACGGCCTTGTTGTTGCGCCTACAGAAACACGTTACGGTCTTCTTATTCGAGCTGACCGAAAAGAGACATTGAAGAAACTGTTTGAATTAAAGAAACGCCCCATGACTTCTCCTACAGCCATTTTTGTTAAAAATAAAGCAGATCTTTTTGAATACGGCGAGCAGTCGGATTCGGCTTCTATTTTGGCGGAAAAATTCCTGCCGGGGCCACTGACTATGATTCTCAAAGCCAAGGCCCCAATTGAACCTGAAATCCTGAAAGATGGAAAGATCGGACTTCGATTGTCTTCGTCTCCGATTATTCAGTCAATTATGGATGGTGTTAATTTTCCGGTGAGCGCGACATCGGCCAATAGAACCGGAAGCCCCGACCATAGCACAATCGTTGAAATTCGAGCCGAACTTGGAGACGAAGTCGATCTCTACCTTGATGGCGGCGCACTGACTGGTAAAACATCAACCGTGGTCGATTGCAGTGTCAACCCTCCGGTTGTTTTGCGCGAAGGAGCCATTGCATCATCGTTGATTTATTCCCATCTTAAATTGGGAAAGTATCATGGCTAAAAAGTATACGATTATGTTCGTCTGTACCGGTAACACCTGCCGCTCCCCTATGGCTGCAGGAGCGCTTCAGGTGCTGCTTAACAAAAAACGTCAGGGAAAATTCAGTGTTATCTCTTCCGGCATTTCTGCATCCTATAAATCTCCAGCTACGCGTTTCGCGAGCGAAGTGGTCAAAATGTGGGATGCTGATATTTCCGACCATGAGTCGCAATTGCTAACAGCAGACCTGATCGAGAGATCCGATCTTATTTTAGCAATGGCGCCTGAGCATTACAAGGAAATTTTGCGTCTCGATCCGGAAGCTGTCGATAAGGTTTTTCTCTTCAAAAATTTCCCTGATCAAAGTCCTGTCGGCGACGGTGTCGATGACCCTGTAGGGCAATCCCTCGACCGCTATAATGAAACCTTTCTTGAAATAGGCGAATATCTCGGCAAAAACTTGGATGAGATTATTCGGCGAATTGATGGAGCCGTGCATGCGGTTTAAATTCAGCCTAAAAAAATCCATATCGTGGGTTCTTTTAGTTATTGCAATCAGCCCAGTCGTCTATCTTTTCTCAAGTCAGCTTGGTATTGCCGATCCGTCATCTGAAAGTGCGCCTTCAACTGGTGGGATGACTCTCGATACAAGATTTGTGGAAAATGTCGCCTTCGGTGTAGGCGAAAAGTTTACTTTCGATGTCAACTATGGGTTCATAAACGCCGGGACGGCGACGATGGAAGTAGCTTCGCTTGTCGAATTTGAAGAGCGTCCGTCGTATCAAATTGTCACCCGCGCAAATTCAAATGATTTCTTCTCCGGCATGTTCAAAGTAGATGATCGCGTTGAGTCGATAATGGATGCCGCAGGTTTGTTCAGTTGGCGGTTCGAAAAACGATTGCGCGAAGGCGGCTATTCCAATGACCGCGTATATGTCTTTGACCAACGCAATTTTACTGTCGATTATGAGGATAGCCTTTACACGCTTGAACCGTTCAGTCAGGACGCGCTGACATCGCTTTATTATGTTCGTACCCAGCCGCTTCAGGTTGGTAAATCGGTCTTCATGGACAGTTTCGTCGACGGAAAAATCCTTAAATTGGAAGTAAAAGTTGTCAAAAAAGAAAAGATAACAGTCGACGCCGGGACATTTAACTGTTTTGTCGTCGAGCCGCTGACTGCCGCGGTGGGAGTGTTTAAGAATGAAGGTAAAATCACAATCTGGCTAACTGATGATTACTTGCGTATGCCAGTATTGATGAAATCGAAAGTTCTCATCGGCTCCATTTCAGCCGAACTGACCAAATATTCCCTCGGCGAAATCAGCGAGTTTTAACTTCAATGATTCGCTCACACCGACGAATTGTACCCGCCGATCTGAGCCGAGTCAATCGTTATTCAGTCAAAAAACGAGAGAACAAAACCGAAGTGAAGGCTTTCGCCCGACCGATGAAAGCCTCGGCTTCCGCCATTACTCTCCTCGAATCCCTTCCTCGATTCCTTAAAGCCGCAGATTTACGCGAGTTCATGAATTTGGTGCTTGCCGCACGAAAGCAGGACAAACCGTTCCATCTTCTTTTAGGCGCCCATACCATAAAAGTCGGCCTATCACCGTTGCTTATTGATCTTATGGAAGAGGAACTTGTCACCGGATTTTCTTTCAACGGAGCTGGGTTGATACATGACCTTGAACTGGCCTTTTTTGGCGGGACATCTGAAGACGTTCAATCGGGCCTGAGCGATGGCAGTTTTGGTATGGTCAGAGAAACAGGCGAACTCTATGCGGCAGTTGTGGAATTGGCTTTCGACCACAAAATAGGTCTTGGCGAGGCCTGCGGTCAGTATATTAATCAGAAGAAGGCTCCGCATCGCAAGCAATCCATATTTTCAGCCGCCGAGCGATTAGGCCTGCCAGCGACGGTCCATGTCGGAATCGGTACAGATATTGTCTCTCAGCACCCGGATTTCGATGCCGCGAAGGTGGGCGAGGCTTCACACCTTGATTTTCGTATCCTCGCCGCAATTTGTGCTGATATTGACAAAGGAGGCGTCGCCGCTAATATTGGGTCTGCTGTAATTCTGCCTGAGGTCTTTCTAAAAGCGTTAACGGTGGCAAGAAATCTAAACGGGGGCAAAAGTCGTCTGACGACCGCTAACTTTGATATGCTGGAGCACTACCGACCGCACATGAATATTGTCACCCGACCCACTTTCAATGCCGGCAAGGGATTCACATTTGTCGGTCATCATGAACTTTTCATCCCATTATTGGCCTGGAGCCTCAAAAGCCTGGCTCGAAAATAATTTCTCCCTTTTCAGTACCCAAGGCATATCTTCCGCTTATGGCAAAACTAATTGAATGCGTTCCTAATTTTTCTGAAGGACGAAGACCCGAAGTTGTGCAGGCCATTTGCGATGCCATAACCTCAATATCCGGCGTATCCCTGCTTGATAAAGAAATGGATCGAGACCATAACCGTTCGGTTGTCACTTTCGTTTGCCATCCAACCCAGCTGGTCGAAGCCGCATTCAGAGGCTACCAAAAGGCCTCAGAACTCATCGATATGAAAACCCATACTGGCGAACATCCTCGGATGGGCGCCTGCGACGTCTGCCCATTTATTCCGCTGACAGACGTATCAATCGAGGAAGCTGTTGAACTTGCGAATACGCTGGCTAATCGCGTAGCAACCGAGCTTGCGATACCGGTCTATCTTTACGAAGACGCCGCGACTTCAACCAAGCGAAAAAATCTTGCCAATATTCGGGTCGGAGAATACGAAGGGATTCGTGACAGCATCGCGACCGATCCTGAGCGCAAGCCGGATTATGGGCCAGCTCATATGAATCTGAAGTCCGGAGCTACGGCGATCGGTGTTCGATTGCCGCTTGTTGCTTTCAACGTCTATCTTGGCTGCAATGATATAACGGTCGCATCCAAAATAGCCGATGCTGTGCGAAGTCTGACCGGCGGTTTTCGTTTTGTCAAAGCGCTTGGCTTTGAAATTCAAGAGCGGAACCAAGTTCAGATTTCAATGAATCTTGTCAATTATTCCAAAACCCCTATTTTCAGGGTTTTCGAGACAATAAAGAGCGAGGCCGCGCGATACGGCGTT
This region of Candidatus Zixiibacteriota bacterium genomic DNA includes:
- a CDS encoding sugar phosphate nucleotidyltransferase — encoded protein: MVYGVIMAGGKGERFWPLSRAERPKQFLALTSDKTMLVETIERVRPLIPEDNIRIVTGQSMTRLILDNNSNLSNKHILTEPIGRNTCLAIGLAAIHLIQTDPKAVMVVLSADHLIRPAEKLLDILTDSAALAQAEDKLITIGIVPTRPETGYGYIRLGELYKNQGDSVIYQVAAFVEKPKAPLAQEYYFSRKYLWNSGMFIWSANSILNAINQCQPEIGNLLSTYAKHVGTPNEEQARTELYDKTMSISIDYAVLEKANNVVVMKADIIWDDIGSWTALERYKDQDSDNNVLIGETATVETYETTVYNDEEGIVATLGVSDLVVVRSANITLVAHKTKIGQIKELLAKLNADEKTRSYL
- the ftcD gene encoding glutamate formimidoyltransferase; the encoded protein is MAKLIECVPNFSEGRRPEVVQAICDAITSISGVSLLDKEMDRDHNRSVVTFVCHPTQLVEAAFRGYQKASELIDMKTHTGEHPRMGACDVCPFIPLTDVSIEEAVELANTLANRVATELAIPVYLYEDAATSTKRKNLANIRVGEYEGIRDSIATDPERKPDYGPAHMNLKSGATAIGVRLPLVAFNVYLGCNDITVASKIADAVRSLTGGFRFVKALGFEIQERNQVQISMNLVNYSKTPIFRVFETIKSEAARYGVAVTSSEIIGLVPQDAIIDVADFYLRLEKFSRNQILEVKLSEVGHKTEAAVETFYDEVASASPAPGGGSVAASAGALSAALTAMVCRLTVGKKNYATVKDELSEIRDKADNLRAELTRLIDTDKEAFNAVMAAFKLSKASDEQSTHRDKMIQETTAEAARVPLTVMKTTLEVLRLALVVAQKGNENSISDAGVAGLMGRAAITGAGYNVRINLASLKDKNLVASLRKEWKTAQDYGEQLASQIQSVVESKLSR
- a CDS encoding low molecular weight protein arginine phosphatase gives rise to the protein MAKKYTIMFVCTGNTCRSPMAAGALQVLLNKKRQGKFSVISSGISASYKSPATRFASEVVKMWDADISDHESQLLTADLIERSDLILAMAPEHYKEILRLDPEAVDKVFLFKNFPDQSPVGDGVDDPVGQSLDRYNETFLEIGEYLGKNLDEIIRRIDGAVHAV
- a CDS encoding L-threonylcarbamoyladenylate synthase, producing MMAADIIEVIGNKITPEVIKQICMILQNHGLVVAPTETRYGLLIRADRKETLKKLFELKKRPMTSPTAIFVKNKADLFEYGEQSDSASILAEKFLPGPLTMILKAKAPIEPEILKDGKIGLRLSSSPIIQSIMDGVNFPVSATSANRTGSPDHSTIVEIRAELGDEVDLYLDGGALTGKTSTVVDCSVNPPVVLREGAIASSLIYSHLKLGKYHG
- the sufC gene encoding Fe-S cluster assembly ATPase SufC, which gives rise to MSDKQVLFEFKDIHVEVEGKEVVKGASLRINKGEIHAIMGPNGSGKSSLSNALMGHPAYQITVGKAVLDGAEINELEADERSRAGLFLAFQYPLAIPGVTVANFLRTALIAHRGKEADMSDYRKLLKGHMADLQIDQQFAARYLNDGFSGGEKKRIEILQMAVLNPKMAILDETDSGLDIDALKTVAQGINRFHTKDNAILLVTHYQRLLDYVKPDFVHVMMDGKLVKSGGTELALKLEDQGYNWIEESLGQKVGVL
- a CDS encoding DUF3108 domain-containing protein — protein: MRFKFSLKKSISWVLLVIAISPVVYLFSSQLGIADPSSESAPSTGGMTLDTRFVENVAFGVGEKFTFDVNYGFINAGTATMEVASLVEFEERPSYQIVTRANSNDFFSGMFKVDDRVESIMDAAGLFSWRFEKRLREGGYSNDRVYVFDQRNFTVDYEDSLYTLEPFSQDALTSLYYVRTQPLQVGKSVFMDSFVDGKILKLEVKVVKKEKITVDAGTFNCFVVEPLTAAVGVFKNEGKITIWLTDDYLRMPVLMKSKVLIGSISAELTKYSLGEISEF
- a CDS encoding SPOR domain-containing protein, with the translated sequence MKKHDLIYKARRSFALSALCFALCAATPLTLSADENASRKDKRGYDPLELPQDKRIVPVKQKISKTDTPLSTFIAKPSTLSTDTAVKPDVSTKGDSLKSQVFRVQLLTSELFSEARKAALVAEEIFDQPVYTDYEVPNFKVRVGNFESRAQAESYQQKAKGAGYANAWVVPVTTGVKQAARLYQDSMKLYDSLSVRDSSGTNDGR
- a CDS encoding Rrf2 family transcriptional regulator gives rise to the protein MRITAVEEFGLRCLLSLAKEGAYSQLSIADIAEREGISVPYASKLLSLLRKANLVVAVRGRTGGFTIARHPSEITLFEVLTTLGGPLLDPNHCTRYSGLGYTCVHIGDCSIHPVLVGLAGYLKDFLIGTTIEDLINRDTLASLKRKVVTATTLGLEARK